From the Thermovirga lienii DSM 17291 genome, one window contains:
- a CDS encoding hypothetical protein (KEGG: ter:Tery_0811 hypothetical protein~SPTR: Putative uncharacterized protein) codes for MHNNLKNLGAEGTQREEVVRWVGLLFIFLGLTCLIFLFDCGTGSAAEQKGIEIIRPASGAVYEEGEICPIEWAAKGVERVSIAVAVGGKDRGLLEFSDGEYALDARKGLWEWTIPIGFVTSYGLKESHNVRVMVFDADDPKTSVVSDYFTIKGEGKNSEKVTKTDDDFMQAIQSYYDLIGEGKYREAFELIFPEKLTLSFVDGSSVSFGTRQDYYQWLNEIKNIKSTNLVNLKEVPVPDRELAMLGIRCFQVTLKADYKDKRQSLGFSGAATYFIYLVKGSDGKVRILSIGTGP; via the coding sequence GTGCATAATAACCTAAAAAACTTAGGGGCGGAAGGGACGCAGCGCGAAGAAGTAGTGCGGTGGGTGGGGCTTCTATTTATTTTCTTAGGTTTGACATGTCTAATTTTTCTTTTCGATTGTGGCACAGGCAGCGCTGCAGAGCAAAAGGGCATAGAAATAATACGTCCAGCATCAGGTGCTGTGTACGAAGAAGGAGAGATTTGTCCAATAGAATGGGCAGCTAAAGGAGTTGAAAGGGTGTCTATAGCGGTCGCTGTAGGAGGAAAGGACAGGGGGCTCTTGGAATTCAGCGACGGGGAGTACGCTCTAGATGCCAGAAAAGGGCTTTGGGAATGGACTATACCTATTGGATTTGTGACCTCCTATGGTTTGAAAGAAAGCCATAATGTAAGAGTTATGGTTTTCGATGCTGACGACCCCAAAACAAGCGTTGTGAGTGATTATTTCACCATAAAGGGAGAGGGGAAAAATAGTGAAAAAGTCACTAAGACGGACGATGACTTTATGCAGGCCATTCAAAGCTACTACGATTTGATCGGAGAGGGCAAATACAGGGAAGCTTTTGAGCTTATATTCCCTGAAAAATTGACATTGAGCTTTGTCGATGGTTCTTCTGTTTCCTTCGGAACAAGGCAGGATTACTATCAGTGGTTGAACGAAATAAAGAATATAAAAAGTACTAACCTGGTCAATCTGAAAGAGGTCCCTGTACCTGACAGGGAGTTGGCTATGCTGGGGATAAGATGTTTTCAAGTCACCTTGAAGGCTGATTACAAGGACAAGCGCCAGTCTTTGGGTTTTTCCGGGGCGGCCACCTATTTTATTTATTTAGTTAAGGGTAGCGACGGGAAAGTTAGGATCTTAAGCATCGGTACGGGCCCCTAA
- a CDS encoding tryptophan synthase, beta subunit (PFAM: Pyridoxal-phosphate dependent enzyme~TIGRFAM: tryptophan synthase, beta subunit~COGs: COG0133 Tryptophan synthase beta chain~InterPro IPR006654: IPR001926: IPR006653~KEGG: aco:Amico_0526 tryptophan synthase, beta subunit~PFAM: Pyridoxal-5'-phosphate-dependent protein beta subunit~SPTR: Tryptophan synthase, beta subunit;~TIGRFAM: tryptophan synthase, beta subunit) has translation MEKLSAVHTNAAGKGFYGEFGGSYVPEELKPRLEELERAYENILSDQSFFEEFHRLLKEYVGRPSAITECQNISKKFGGGRLFLKREDLNHTGAHKINNALGQALLAKRMGKNRVIAETGAGMHGTATATVCALLGLQCTIYMGAVDVKRQAPNVARMKVLGAEVVPVTFGQQTLKEAVDAALAEYVKDPDVFYLLGSAVGPHPYPAIVREFQSVIGEEARRQFMEREGKMPDYVVACVGGGSNAIGLFSGFINDPSVKIVGVEPAGKGLDTGEHAATLVAGKPGIIHGFKSYVLTDEKGEPAEVYSISAGLDYPGVGPEHAYLKESGRAQYVAVTDQQALEAFSELCRLEGIIPALESSHALAYALELLPNLNADESVLVNLSGRGDKDLDTVLPILGL, from the coding sequence ATGGAAAAGCTGAGTGCAGTACATACTAACGCAGCAGGGAAAGGGTTCTACGGAGAATTCGGGGGCAGTTACGTTCCCGAAGAACTTAAGCCTCGCCTTGAAGAGCTAGAAAGGGCATACGAGAACATCCTGTCCGATCAATCGTTTTTCGAGGAATTTCATAGACTTCTCAAGGAGTACGTAGGAAGGCCGTCGGCCATCACGGAGTGCCAGAACATATCGAAGAAGTTCGGAGGGGGCAGACTGTTTCTCAAGCGGGAAGACCTTAATCACACAGGGGCCCACAAGATAAACAACGCGTTGGGGCAAGCCCTTTTGGCAAAACGCATGGGAAAAAACAGGGTAATTGCCGAAACCGGCGCCGGGATGCATGGAACTGCCACGGCCACTGTTTGCGCTCTTTTAGGACTGCAGTGCACCATTTACATGGGAGCAGTAGACGTCAAAAGGCAGGCCCCAAACGTGGCACGCATGAAGGTTTTAGGGGCTGAGGTTGTGCCCGTTACTTTCGGCCAGCAAACACTCAAAGAAGCCGTTGACGCTGCCCTTGCAGAATACGTCAAAGATCCAGATGTGTTCTATCTTTTAGGTTCCGCAGTAGGCCCCCACCCCTACCCTGCAATAGTTAGGGAGTTCCAAAGTGTCATTGGAGAGGAGGCAAGAAGACAGTTTATGGAGAGGGAAGGCAAGATGCCAGACTACGTAGTGGCATGCGTAGGAGGGGGGAGCAATGCTATAGGTCTGTTTTCAGGCTTCATAAATGACCCATCGGTAAAGATAGTGGGAGTAGAACCAGCAGGTAAGGGACTAGACACAGGCGAACACGCTGCCACCTTGGTCGCCGGAAAGCCAGGAATAATCCACGGCTTCAAAAGCTACGTCCTAACCGACGAAAAAGGTGAACCGGCAGAAGTATACTCCATTTCTGCAGGCTTAGATTATCCTGGAGTAGGTCCTGAGCACGCGTATCTCAAAGAATCAGGTAGGGCCCAATATGTTGCAGTGACCGACCAACAGGCCTTGGAAGCCTTTTCCGAGCTATGTAGGCTTGAAGGAATAATACCAGCCCTAGAAAGCTCTCATGCCCTGGCCTATGCGTTGGAACTCCTTCCCAATTTGAATGCCGATGAATCGGTGCTCGTGAATCTCTCAGGTAGGGGGGACAAAGATCTAGACACCGTACTACCTATTTTGGGATTATAA
- a CDS encoding cation diffusion facilitator family transporter (PFAM: Cation efflux family~TIGRFAM: cation diffusion facilitator family transporter~COGs: COG0053 Co/Zn/Cd cation transporter~InterPro IPR002524~KEGG: mba:Mbar_A0858 cation efflux system protein~PFAM: cation efflux protein~SPTR: Cation efflux system protein;~TIGRFAM: cation diffusion facilitator family transporter~manually curated) — MFKLGGKNINVKSERQNKALKASWIGLVVNVILTSLKFLAGLMGNSSAMIADAVHSLSDLITDAVAIVAFKLAGRPKDETHDYGHGKFETLASVIVGLSLAGVAIAIFYCNIIKIWSTFKGESLPAPDTIALVAAVVSIVSKEWLFRYTQKVALNIKSSTLMAKAWDHRSDALSSIGTLVGIAGAIFIGGKGRILDPIAAIIVGGLILKVSIKISLDAIHELMEGALPESEKKRILEAIFSTEGVIDAHKLRTRRIGTSVGIDVHILVSPSLSVVEGHDIATAVEHKIREIHGHDAVISVHIEPIHEEVKEPGGKDSPKRN; from the coding sequence ATATTCAAGTTAGGAGGAAAAAACATAAACGTCAAGTCTGAACGACAGAATAAAGCCCTGAAGGCCTCGTGGATAGGCCTTGTGGTCAACGTCATCCTAACCTCGTTAAAGTTTCTAGCCGGCCTAATGGGCAACAGCTCGGCCATGATAGCCGACGCAGTTCATTCGCTCTCTGATTTGATTACCGACGCAGTTGCCATCGTGGCCTTCAAGCTTGCAGGAAGGCCAAAAGACGAGACCCACGATTACGGACATGGCAAATTCGAAACCCTAGCATCCGTGATCGTGGGTTTGTCCCTTGCCGGCGTAGCGATAGCAATATTTTATTGCAACATAATCAAAATATGGAGCACCTTCAAAGGAGAATCCTTGCCTGCCCCAGATACTATCGCCCTGGTAGCCGCTGTGGTTTCGATTGTCTCCAAGGAATGGTTGTTTCGCTACACCCAAAAGGTAGCTTTAAACATTAAAAGCTCCACTTTGATGGCAAAAGCATGGGACCATAGATCCGACGCCCTTTCCTCCATAGGCACCCTGGTTGGAATAGCAGGCGCCATATTCATAGGCGGCAAGGGAAGAATCCTGGACCCCATCGCGGCAATAATAGTGGGTGGGCTGATACTAAAGGTAAGTATAAAGATCTCACTGGATGCTATCCACGAACTAATGGAGGGAGCCCTTCCAGAAAGTGAGAAAAAACGGATTCTGGAGGCCATCTTTTCAACCGAAGGGGTCATAGATGCCCATAAACTAAGGACTAGAAGGATAGGTACATCTGTGGGAATAGATGTCCATATTCTGGTATCCCCTTCCCTTTCTGTCGTAGAGGGACATGATATAGCAACGGCTGTGGAACATAAGATAAGAGAAATTCACGGACACGATGCAGTTATCTCAGTACACATAGAACCTATCCACGAAGAGGTCAAGGAACCTGGTGGAAAAGACTCCCCCAAGAGGAATTAA
- a CDS encoding 4Fe-4S ferredoxin iron-sulfur binding domain protein (PFAM: 4Fe-4S binding domain~COGs: COG1149 MinD superfamily P-loop ATPase containing an inserted ferredoxin domain~InterPro IPR017896~KEGG: aco:Amico_1907 4Fe-4S ferredoxin iron-sulfur binding domain protein~SPTR: 4Fe-4S ferredoxin iron-sulfur binding domain protein) produces MPKIMRKIIKIDEDKCDGCGLCAQACHEGAIQIIDGKAKLVSESYCDGLGDCIGECPRGAISFEEREAEPYDEEAVLKNKALKDFPPLPCGCPGTAVRDLKDSNNERPSHHTEQKTASRSELANWPIQLMLVPVNAPYLKGANLLIAADCAAAASYNFHDAFVKGNTLLLGCPKLDDAGYYAEKLAQIIEINSPPLIHVVIMEVPCCGGLKSLTERAIEAAKKTLTLRVTRLSVRGEVLEDEKTKYVFS; encoded by the coding sequence ATGCCCAAAATAATGAGAAAGATAATAAAAATCGACGAGGACAAGTGTGATGGATGCGGCCTTTGCGCTCAAGCCTGTCACGAAGGGGCAATACAGATTATAGACGGTAAAGCCAAACTCGTATCCGAATCCTACTGCGACGGTCTAGGAGACTGCATCGGAGAGTGTCCAAGAGGAGCCATTTCCTTTGAGGAGCGCGAGGCCGAACCTTATGATGAGGAAGCAGTGTTGAAAAACAAGGCACTAAAGGATTTTCCCCCTTTACCGTGCGGGTGTCCTGGAACGGCAGTCAGAGACCTCAAGGATTCCAATAACGAGAGGCCATCTCACCACACGGAACAGAAAACGGCCTCACGTTCTGAGCTCGCAAACTGGCCCATACAGCTCATGTTAGTCCCTGTCAACGCCCCATATCTAAAAGGAGCCAACCTTCTCATAGCGGCTGACTGCGCAGCTGCTGCGTCTTACAACTTTCATGATGCCTTTGTAAAAGGCAACACCCTCCTTTTGGGATGTCCCAAACTTGACGACGCAGGATACTATGCGGAGAAGCTTGCCCAGATAATAGAGATCAACTCTCCCCCTCTCATACACGTGGTAATAATGGAGGTTCCTTGTTGTGGTGGTTTGAAATCCCTGACAGAAAGGGCCATAGAGGCGGCAAAAAAGACATTAACCTTGAGGGTCACAAGGTTGAGCGTCCGTGGAGAGGTACTGGAAGACGAAAAGACAAAGTACGTATTCTCCTAA
- a CDS encoding 2-phosphosulfolactate phosphatase (PFAM: 2-phosphosulpholactate phosphatase~TIGRFAM: 2-phosphosulfolactate phosphatase~COGs: COG2045 Phosphosulfolactate phosphohydrolase~InterPro IPR005238~KEGG: msv:Mesil_3249 hypothetical protein~PFAM: 2-phosphosulfolactate phosphatase~SPTR: Putative 2-phosphosulfolactate phosphatase): protein MGGKKIRIVLTPGETLPDVDVWLVVDLLRASSTAVAFFEHGGKKILPVSSVEEARRLKANLGDNWILMGERKALPIEGFDLGNSPLAFEYVHLKDKAGAVMTTSNGTLAYLKAASTGKAVFVAAARNAYHAARRALKLKDTVGILCAGKEGRLALDDCLCAGLLLEEILKMAGNVDLDDGAKVVSALWEFYGKDLEKGVYMSESAKLLMELGMKEDIEYCCKVNCSFVVPTVVLLEGRPCLLLQE from the coding sequence TTGGGAGGTAAAAAGATCAGAATCGTCTTGACTCCCGGGGAAACGTTACCGGATGTAGACGTTTGGTTGGTAGTGGACCTGCTTAGGGCGTCATCTACCGCTGTGGCCTTCTTTGAGCATGGGGGGAAAAAGATACTGCCTGTTTCCTCAGTGGAGGAGGCTAGGCGCCTGAAGGCTAACCTTGGGGATAACTGGATATTGATGGGCGAAAGAAAAGCCCTTCCCATAGAAGGATTTGACTTAGGTAATTCGCCCTTGGCTTTTGAATACGTCCATCTAAAGGACAAAGCTGGAGCAGTGATGACCACATCGAATGGAACTTTGGCGTACCTCAAGGCCGCTTCTACGGGGAAAGCTGTATTCGTTGCCGCGGCACGAAACGCTTATCATGCCGCAAGAAGGGCATTAAAGCTGAAAGATACAGTCGGGATTCTTTGTGCTGGCAAGGAAGGAAGACTAGCCTTGGATGATTGTCTATGTGCTGGGCTTTTATTAGAAGAGATTTTGAAAATGGCAGGAAATGTAGATTTGGATGATGGAGCGAAGGTGGTTTCAGCCCTTTGGGAGTTTTACGGCAAAGATTTGGAAAAAGGGGTATATATGTCTGAAAGTGCCAAGCTCCTGATGGAGCTGGGAATGAAGGAGGACATTGAATACTGCTGCAAGGTGAACTGTTCTTTTGTTGTGCCTACTGTCGTCCTCCTAGAGGGGAGGCCGTGCCTTCTGCTTCAGGAGTAA
- a CDS encoding Thioesterase superfamily (PFAM: Thioesterase superfamily~COGs: COG5496 thioesterase~InterPro IPR006683~KEGG: aco:Amico_0029 hypothetical protein~PFAM: thioesterase superfamily protein~SPTR: Putative uncharacterized protein), with the protein MLNIGEFLSPGIFSDVKLTVKEEDTVGNFSPRLEQLLSTAACVKAFIKAATEATDHHLPDGHLTVGRSISIDHEAPSYLGTTVTFRAKLTRIEGNKLFYELSAWDHQGIIATGTHVRAVVKWEILMNKARERAFSEERGV; encoded by the coding sequence ATGCTTAACATAGGCGAGTTCCTTTCCCCTGGCATCTTTTCAGATGTCAAGTTGACGGTAAAGGAAGAAGATACCGTGGGCAACTTCTCCCCAAGGCTGGAGCAGCTATTGTCAACTGCAGCATGTGTCAAGGCTTTCATAAAAGCTGCAACGGAAGCCACTGACCACCACCTTCCAGATGGGCATTTGACCGTGGGAAGGTCCATCTCCATAGACCACGAAGCCCCATCATATCTTGGGACCACGGTCACCTTTAGAGCCAAGCTGACACGCATAGAGGGCAACAAGCTTTTCTACGAGCTTTCCGCCTGGGATCATCAGGGGATTATAGCCACCGGCACCCACGTAAGAGCCGTCGTAAAATGGGAAATACTGATGAACAAAGCGAGGGAACGAGCATTCTCTGAGGAAAGAGGCGTGTAA
- a CDS encoding hypothetical protein (KEGG: mmc:Mmcs_4669 ATPase~SPTR: AAA ATPase containing von Willebrand factor type A (VWA) domain-like protein), producing MSPRRVSISGGKFKRFVVFAVLFYVAVTRLFTPSYMAYAFRDVKPIAGPSNVEVMEVPQLYDEEGQLIQCDWDLVTLEEAQKHLDFLMRLGVCFVPIAEEGDDDDDDDDDDDDDDDDDDDDDDDDDDDDDDDDDDDDDDDDDDDDDDDDDDDDGGPGNGNGNNGNPGNGGGNTGGSGPGTGNGGENNGQGKGGGGNGNGGNNGNHSGGPGNGNGNEGNQGGGGGSHSGHSDGTNPGKGSGNNNAEGAPGGEGTDNPGGTS from the coding sequence ATGAGTCCTAGGAGAGTTAGTATATCAGGTGGTAAGTTTAAGAGGTTTGTGGTGTTTGCCGTGCTTTTTTACGTGGCTGTAACGAGGTTGTTTACTCCTAGTTATATGGCCTATGCCTTCAGGGATGTAAAGCCTATAGCTGGACCTAGCAATGTTGAGGTGATGGAAGTACCTCAGCTTTACGATGAAGAAGGTCAATTGATTCAGTGTGACTGGGATCTGGTGACGTTGGAGGAAGCACAGAAGCATTTAGATTTTTTGATGCGACTTGGTGTTTGCTTCGTGCCTATAGCTGAAGAAGGCGACGATGACGACGATGATGATGATGATGACGACGACGACGATGATGATGACGATGACGACGACGATGACGACGACGATGATGACGACGATGATGATGACGATGATGACGACGATGATGATGACGACGATGACGACGATGATGATGATGATGATGACGGAGGCCCCGGTAACGGAAATGGAAACAACGGTAACCCGGGTAACGGCGGAGGAAACACTGGTGGAAGTGGCCCAGGAACCGGCAACGGTGGAGAGAATAACGGACAAGGTAAAGGTGGCGGAGGAAACGGCAACGGAGGCAATAACGGGAACCATAGTGGAGGCCCCGGCAACGGAAATGGAAACGAGGGTAACCAGGGTGGAGGTGGAGGAAGTCATTCCGGCCATTCAGATGGAACAAACCCTGGCAAGGGCTCAGGTAACAACAACGCCGAAGGTGCTCCAGGTGGTGAAGGAACGGATAATCCTGGAGGGACTTCTTAG
- a CDS encoding hypothetical protein (KEGG: lmh:LMHCC_0760 hypothetical protein~SPTR: Putative uncharacterized protein), with product MKVSRCNLIAVVFSVVFLSLMMITPLVGVGFAGGSIPWGKILSSSTEPVFFNEKELVEKTLSLLRNGGAASKQAKEKGSEKLVLLSVSNGKSINVTSYGVGSDIYVALADAVNRLREKKVNLSDVRWFKVYVLRDMEFRRMANIQKPLPIERGLWGLAFPGCDNCIFTPEDVLAKKIVNDKGILQPPSIGLWGDLSAEKMIRSMLEIKRADYVAFRTESVFWDGSRAQRLYRGSPIYDSYEDQDIAESTRLAAYYLLRNVDSKGKFTYVYDPIKDRSKGGYNMLRHAGTIFSMLQYYEKTGDKKVLKGAKRAIEYMLSKVKTFRKNGEEMACLVEGDYVKLGGNGLAVLSLAKYMEATGDNRYMPLVKRMGEWILSVQDESGRFYIHKQVFPEGEVSDFRSVYYPGEAIFALAMLGRLDDENSDKWLKGAARGARYIIEIRDGKKQDMELPHDHWLLYGMDELSRSGYDKEGVFLKHALRLAKVISDAQHKDSYYPDWIGGFGKNPRSTPAATRMEGIGAAYRMAKRAGLEEEGKDILKTFRLGGGFLLRMQIGPSWAMHLKNPSRSIGGVRRSFANFDIRIDYVQHNLSALLALQQALGE from the coding sequence TTGAAAGTATCAAGGTGCAATTTAATAGCTGTAGTGTTTAGCGTCGTTTTTTTGTCTCTAATGATGATAACACCTTTGGTGGGTGTTGGGTTCGCTGGCGGTAGCATTCCTTGGGGTAAGATTCTGTCCTCAAGCACAGAACCGGTATTCTTCAACGAGAAAGAGCTGGTTGAAAAAACTCTTTCGCTTTTGAGGAATGGTGGTGCCGCCTCAAAACAGGCCAAGGAGAAAGGCAGTGAAAAACTGGTACTTTTGAGTGTCAGCAACGGAAAAAGCATAAACGTCACGTCTTACGGTGTGGGGAGCGATATATATGTGGCTCTGGCAGATGCTGTGAACCGGCTGAGGGAGAAAAAGGTCAACTTGTCTGATGTTCGGTGGTTCAAGGTCTACGTTTTAAGGGATATGGAGTTCAGGAGGATGGCCAATATTCAAAAGCCCTTGCCCATAGAGAGAGGACTTTGGGGACTTGCCTTTCCAGGCTGTGATAATTGCATATTTACGCCAGAAGATGTGTTGGCAAAGAAAATAGTGAATGATAAGGGAATATTGCAACCTCCGTCCATAGGACTGTGGGGCGACCTTTCGGCTGAAAAAATGATAAGGTCCATGTTGGAGATTAAAAGAGCAGATTATGTGGCCTTCAGAACGGAGAGCGTTTTTTGGGATGGTTCGAGAGCACAGCGTCTGTACAGGGGAAGCCCAATATATGATTCGTATGAAGATCAAGATATCGCTGAGTCCACAAGGCTTGCGGCTTACTACTTGCTAAGGAACGTGGATTCAAAGGGTAAATTTACTTACGTTTATGATCCCATCAAGGACAGAAGCAAAGGCGGTTATAACATGTTGCGGCATGCTGGGACCATATTTTCCATGCTTCAGTATTATGAGAAAACTGGAGATAAAAAGGTCCTAAAGGGAGCCAAAAGGGCCATAGAGTACATGTTGAGCAAGGTGAAAACCTTCAGAAAAAATGGAGAGGAGATGGCATGCCTGGTCGAGGGAGATTATGTGAAGCTCGGGGGTAATGGGCTGGCTGTCCTGAGTTTGGCTAAATACATGGAGGCCACAGGTGACAATAGATACATGCCATTGGTAAAGAGGATGGGAGAGTGGATACTTTCCGTTCAAGATGAATCAGGTAGGTTCTATATACACAAGCAAGTCTTTCCCGAGGGGGAGGTGTCTGATTTCCGCTCGGTGTACTACCCTGGCGAAGCTATTTTTGCGTTGGCGATGCTGGGAAGGTTGGACGATGAAAACTCGGATAAATGGCTTAAAGGGGCAGCAAGGGGTGCAAGATATATTATCGAGATAAGGGATGGCAAGAAACAGGATATGGAGCTTCCTCATGACCACTGGCTGCTTTACGGAATGGATGAGCTTTCCCGCAGTGGTTACGACAAAGAAGGAGTTTTCTTGAAGCACGCTTTGAGGTTGGCGAAAGTCATAAGCGATGCTCAGCACAAGGATTCATATTATCCCGACTGGATAGGAGGGTTTGGGAAAAATCCCAGGTCTACTCCGGCTGCAACTAGGATGGAAGGAATAGGCGCGGCCTACAGGATGGCTAAAAGGGCTGGATTGGAGGAGGAAGGGAAAGATATTCTGAAAACCTTCAGGCTCGGAGGGGGTTTTTTGTTGAGGATGCAGATAGGGCCTTCATGGGCCATGCATTTGAAGAATCCCTCTAGGTCGATCGGAGGAGTAAGGAGAAGTTTTGCTAATTTTGATATTCGGATAGATTACGTCCAACACAACCTTTCGGCTCTTTTGGCCCTTCAGCAGGCGCTGGGAGAGTAA
- a CDS encoding peptidase C45 acyl-coenzyme A:6-aminopenicillanic acid acyl-transferase (PFAM: Acyl-coenzyme A:6-aminopenicillanic acid acyl-transferase~InterPro IPR005079~KEGG: cvi:CV_2077 hypothetical protein~PFAM: peptidase C45 acyl-coenzyme A:6-aminopenicillanic acid acyl-transferase~SPTR: Putative uncharacterized protein), protein MKHLLKNKTAKFVATLIILLLLVAEAAESCTLWAATGSATSGNITILAKNRDWKPTQKHYLRKVTPTQGYSYVGLFAVDENGSGLKAGVNEKGLAVVTATVSVVPKDKRKTKDKDALSSHKILTSFSSVDEVLANLDRFKRVSFYMIADKEKIAVVEVAPGGKNTVRVVDDGFIAQTNHYISPKMQRYNIKIPSSSKTRYERIISLLQAKAGNLTMEDFVAFSNDQSAGPDESIFRTGSSPKRSQTVAQWIIAIPKGDSPRLYVTMKDPGKPFRAFSGALEPTFWRGDVAKAAKVDG, encoded by the coding sequence ATGAAACACCTCCTTAAGAATAAAACAGCAAAGTTCGTTGCCACACTTATAATTCTCCTGCTTTTGGTTGCGGAAGCCGCAGAATCCTGCACGCTGTGGGCCGCGACAGGATCTGCAACCAGCGGCAATATCACCATATTGGCCAAGAATCGAGACTGGAAGCCTACTCAAAAACATTATTTAAGGAAAGTTACACCAACCCAAGGTTATTCATACGTGGGTCTTTTCGCGGTGGATGAAAATGGATCAGGTTTAAAGGCTGGGGTCAACGAAAAGGGCTTAGCGGTGGTAACAGCTACCGTTTCCGTTGTACCAAAGGATAAAAGGAAAACCAAGGACAAGGACGCCCTCTCCTCACACAAGATCCTCACTTCTTTCTCATCGGTGGATGAGGTGCTGGCAAACCTTGACAGGTTCAAAAGAGTTTCCTTCTACATGATCGCAGACAAAGAAAAGATCGCCGTCGTCGAGGTGGCTCCCGGAGGCAAGAACACCGTAAGAGTAGTGGATGACGGCTTCATAGCCCAAACCAATCACTACATCTCGCCAAAAATGCAAAGATACAACATAAAAATCCCATCCAGCAGCAAAACGCGTTACGAACGTATAATAAGCCTATTGCAGGCCAAGGCGGGAAACTTGACCATGGAGGACTTTGTGGCCTTCAGCAACGACCAAAGCGCAGGCCCCGATGAGAGCATCTTCCGCACCGGAAGCTCTCCTAAAAGATCTCAAACCGTGGCCCAATGGATAATCGCCATTCCTAAGGGGGACAGTCCCAGGCTGTATGTAACCATGAAGGACCCAGGGAAGCCCTTCCGAGCGTTTTCTGGTGCTCTAGAACCCACCTTCTGGAGGGGTGACGTTGCCAAGGCCGCTAAGGTTGACGGCTAA